TACTGAATATATTTTTTTAATAAAAAAGCAATCGTATTGAATCATCTCTGCCTATATGATATAAATTATTTAAACGAATTTTTGAATTAGGAGTGTTATTATGACAGATGTAATTCTCAGAAACGAAAATTTGAGAAGAGTATTAAGCGGTCATCCATGGATATACAAAACAGAAATAGATCACATAGAAGGCGATTATGAGCCTGGTGGAATTGTTGATGTCTATGATTACAAGAAAAACTTCATCGGGCGAGGATACATAAATCTTAAATCTATGATAACTGTAAGGCTTCTCACACATGAAAAAGATGAGCTCATAAATGAGGATTTTTTTAAAAAGAGAATTCTAAAAGCATGGGAATATAGAAAAAAAGTTATGGATAATTTAAATTCATGCAGGGTAATTTTTGGAGAAGCTGATTTTTTGCCAGCTCTTATTGTGGACAAATTCGGAGATTATTTAGTTATTCAAACACTTTCACTTGGTATGGAAAGGTACAAGGGCTTAATAGTAAACATACTCGTTGAATTATTAAGACCTAAAGGTATATATGAAAGAAATGATGTGTCTGTGCGAATGCTGGAAGGATTACCTGAAACAAAAGGATTTTTATATGGCAATTTCGATACAATTCAACAATTTGAAGAAAACGGCGTTAAGCTTTTGGTTGACATAGAAAACGGTCAAAAAACTGGTTATTTTTTAGACCAAAAAGAAAATAGAGCCGCAATAAAAAAGTACGTAAAAGATGCCGATGTTTTAGATTGCTTTAGCCATACAGGCTCTTTTTCAGTACATGCATTGCATTATGGTGCTAAAAGCGTTGAAACCGTAGATATATCAGAAACAGCATTAGATATGGCTAAAAAGAACGTAGCTCTAAACGGATACCTGGATAAGTGTCATTTTACATGTGAAAATGCATTTGATTTGTTAAAAAAATACGATGAAGAAAACAAAAGATTTGACGTTGTAATCCTTGACCCGCCTGCCTTTACTAAAAGTAAAGAGACAGTAAAAGATGCCATAAGAGGATATAAAGAAATAAATTTAAGAGCAATGAAAATCTTGAAAAGAGGCGGTTTCCTCATTACTTGTTCTTGCTCACAACACATAAGTCCCGATGCGTTTCTAAACATAATTAAAGAAGCCGCCCACGACACACGAAAGAATACAAGACTAATAGAAAAAAGAACACAGTCAAAAGATCATCCTATACTGTTGTCATCCAGTGAAACTGAATACCTAAAGTGTTTGATACTGCAAGTTTTTTAGTTTAAATAAGAAGCTCTTTGCTTCTTATTTAAACTTTCTGCTTCCAGGTTTGTATATAGGCAGTCCCTTTTCGCATAGTGGGCATTTTTCACTTTCATACGACACTGCATCAATTGATATTATAGATTCAAATTTTACTCCAAAGTTGACATTTCCATTGCTTCTGTCGACAATGCTTGCAACACCAACAATATTTGCATTATAACTTTTTACAAGTTCAATGACTTCTTTTACAGAGCCACCTGTTGTGACAACATCTTCTACTGCAAGTACATTATTACCTTCATTTATCTCAAATCCTCTTCTTAATTTCATCATCCCATCTTCTCTTTCAGCAAAGATGGCTTTTGCACCCAATTGCCTTGCAACTTCATACGCAAATATAATACCACCAATGGCAGGCCCAATTACTACATCTATTTTTTCTTTAATAAATTTACTCGCTATTTCTTTTGAAAATAATTCACTGTAATTAGGATACTGGAAAATCTTAGCACATTGGAGGTATGTGTCGCTATGCCTACCAGAAGTCAATAAAAAATGTCCTTTATTCAATACTTTTAATTCGCTTAATATTTCAAGTACCTTTTCTCTATCCATTTTAATTTTCCTTTCTCTTTGGTTTACCATAATAATTATACGTTAATAGAATTTATCAATTGGTTTACATCAAATATGTTATTTCTTAACATATATTTTTTTATTCCTTCCAAGATGTCTATTGAACCAGTAGGATTGATAAAATTATAAGTTCCAATAGCTACAGCAGTAGCCCCTGCTATCATGAATTCTAAAGCATCTTCTGCAGATGAAATTCCCCCCATACCTATCACAGGGATTGATACAGCTCTTTTAGTTTCATACACATTTTTAAGGGCTATAGGTTTTATAGCTGGTCCTGATAAACCTGCAAACACATTCTTAAAAACAGGTCGCCTTGTGTTTATATCTATGGCCATTCCAGTAACTGTATTTATAAGAGAAATTGCATCAGCACCACCGTCTTCTGCTGCTTTAGCATAAATCTTTATATCAGTTACATTTGGAGTCAATTTTACAATGACTGTTTTATTTGATACTTCCTTTACTTTTTTAGTTATCTCATGTACACTGTTGGGATCTATTCCAAATGACATACCTCCTTCTTTTACATTTGGGCATGAGACATTGATCTCTAAAGCGTCTACACCGTCTATGTTAAGTTTTTGGGCTAATAATACGAATTCTTCTATTGTTTCTCCTGCTATATTTGCGATTACTTTAGTATTAAATCTATTTAAAAATGGTAATTCGTCTTTTATGAAAGCATCGACACCTGGATTTTGCAGTCCAACACTATTTAAAATTCCTGATGGCGTTTCATATATACGCGGCGGAGGATTTCCTTCTTTTGGATACACTGTAAGACCTTTTACCATTATTCCTCCTAAAT
The window above is part of the Thermoanaerobacterium sp. PSU-2 genome. Proteins encoded here:
- a CDS encoding class I SAM-dependent rRNA methyltransferase — protein: MTDVILRNENLRRVLSGHPWIYKTEIDHIEGDYEPGGIVDVYDYKKNFIGRGYINLKSMITVRLLTHEKDELINEDFFKKRILKAWEYRKKVMDNLNSCRVIFGEADFLPALIVDKFGDYLVIQTLSLGMERYKGLIVNILVELLRPKGIYERNDVSVRMLEGLPETKGFLYGNFDTIQQFEENGVKLLVDIENGQKTGYFLDQKENRAAIKKYVKDADVLDCFSHTGSFSVHALHYGAKSVETVDISETALDMAKKNVALNGYLDKCHFTCENAFDLLKKYDEENKRFDVVILDPPAFTKSKETVKDAIRGYKEINLRAMKILKRGGFLITCSCSQHISPDAFLNIIKEAAHDTRKNTRLIEKRTQSKDHPILLSSSETEYLKCLILQVF
- the pyrE gene encoding orotate phosphoribosyltransferase, which codes for MDREKVLEILSELKVLNKGHFLLTSGRHSDTYLQCAKIFQYPNYSELFSKEIASKFIKEKIDVVIGPAIGGIIFAYEVARQLGAKAIFAEREDGMMKLRRGFEINEGNNVLAVEDVVTTGGSVKEVIELVKSYNANIVGVASIVDRSNGNVNFGVKFESIISIDAVSYESEKCPLCEKGLPIYKPGSRKFK
- a CDS encoding dihydroorotate dehydrogenase, which produces MNLKVSIGDLELKNPILVASGTFGFGKEYSQYIDLDNLGGIMVKGLTVYPKEGNPPPRIYETPSGILNSVGLQNPGVDAFIKDELPFLNRFNTKVIANIAGETIEEFVLLAQKLNIDGVDALEINVSCPNVKEGGMSFGIDPNSVHEITKKVKEVSNKTVIVKLTPNVTDIKIYAKAAEDGGADAISLINTVTGMAIDINTRRPVFKNVFAGLSGPAIKPIALKNVYETKRAVSIPVIGMGGISSAEDALEFMIAGATAVAIGTYNFINPTGSIDILEGIKKYMLRNNIFDVNQLINSINV